The following is a genomic window from Oceanithermus desulfurans.
TCCACACCAAGGGCTACACCACCCAGCTGCTCAGCTACGCCAACATGATCCCCACCCGCGACGGCGGGGTGCACCTCTCGGGCTTCCGCGGCGCCTACACCCGCGCCATGAACCAGTACGCCAAGAAGGCGGGGCTGCAGAAGAACGGTCAGCCCAAGCCCTCGGGCGACGACCTGCTCGAGGGTCTGTTCGCGGTCATCTCGGTCAAGATCCCCCAACCGCAGTTCGAGGGTCAGACCAAGGGCAAGCTCCTCAACCCCGAGGCCGAGCGCGCGGTGAGCAGCGTGGTCTACGAGAAGCTGATGGACTTCCTCGAGTCCAATCCGCGCATCGCCAAGACGATCTACGACAAGGCCCAGCGCGCGGCCCAGGCCCGCGAGGCGGCCCGCAAGGCACGCGAGCTGGTGCGCCGGCAGAACCCGCTCGAGTCCGACGACCTGCCGGGCAAGCTGGCCGACTGCCAGACCGAAGAGCCCGACGAAGCCGAGCTCTTCATCGTCGAGGGCGACTCGGCGGGCGGCTCGGCCAAGCAGGGGCGCGACCGCCGCTTCCAGGCCATCCTGCCCCTCAGAGGCAAGATCCTCAACGTCGAGAAGGCCAACCTGCAAAAGGCGCTCAAGAACAACGAGGTGCGGGCGATGATCGCCGCCATCGGCGCCGGCATCCAGGGCACCGGCGACGAGGCCCACTTCGACATCGACAGCGTGCGCTACCACAAGATCATCCTCATGACCGACGCCGACGTGGACGGCTCGCACATCCGTACCCTGCTGCTCACCTTCTTCTACCGCTTCATGCGCCCGATCATCGACCACGGCTACCTCTACATCGCCCAGCCGCCGCTCTACAAGCTCAAGGTGGGGCGGCGCAGCGAGTACATCTTCGACGACGAGGCGCTGAAGGCCGCGCTGAAGAAGGTGGGCGACAAGAAGTACGAGATCCAGCGCTTCAAGGGTCTGGGCGAGATGAACCCCGAGCAGCTGTGGGAGACGACGATGAACCCCGAGACCCGGGTGCTCAAGCAGGTCACCGTCGAGGACGCCCTCTACGCCAGCGAGATCTTCGAAGACCTGATGGGCGCCGACGTGCAGCCGCGGCGCGAGTTCATCGAGGAGAACGCCAGGTTCGCCGAGCTGGACGTGTAGCCTGAGCGCGCGGCACCCAGTTCGCGGTGCGTGGTACGGGCGGGCCTTGGCCCGCCCGAAACCTTTCGCGCCAGTCTTGCGAAACCAAGAGCACGCGCCCGGCCTGATTTACAATGGGGGCCAAAGCAGTCGCGAAAGGACGGTGTTCCGTGGAAGGTCGCCCTTTATTGCTGCCCCTGCTCGACGAGGCCCTGAAGCGCCGGGGCTGGCTCGAGCCCGCGGACGTCGAGGCCGCCGCCCGTGAGGCGCGCGTGCCCCTGGCCCAGGCGTGGGAAGCGGTGCGCTTCTACCCCCGCTACCGCACCCAACCCCCCGAGAAGCGGCTCCTGCTGGTGGACGACCCGGTGGTCCGCGCCCGCGACTTCGCCCGGCTCTGGGCCGAACTGGAGGACGCCGCCCCGCGCGCGGAGGCGCGCGCCGGCACGGTCTACAGCCAGGGGCTGGAGGCCGTGGGGCCGGCGCTGGTGATCGAAGAGGGAGCCCGCTGGCGCGTCTTCGCCCCGGTGCAGGTCGCCGACCTACGGGCGCTGGCCGTGGGCAAGCTGCCCCCGAACGAGCTGGAAACCCTGCCCGCCGAGCTGGCCCGGAATGACGGCGTTCTCTTCGAGGCGCCGGACCCGCTCCCCGAGTTTCCCGGGGCCGACGCCCTCATCGCCGCCGTGCGCGACGCGGGCCTCAGGGGGCTGGGCGGCGCGCTCTTCCCCACCTGGCGCAAGCTCGAGGCCGTGCGCAGTGCGGCCGGCGCAAAGTACGTGGTCGTGAACGGCGACGAGTCCGAGCCCGGCAACTTCAAGGACCGCTGGCTGATGGAGCACAACCCCCGCCTGGTCTGGGCGGGGGCGGCGCTGGCCGCGCGCGCGGTGGGCGCGCGCACGGTCTACTTCTACGTGCGCGGCGAATACCCCGCCGCGCTCGAGCGCGTGGAGGCGGCGCGGACGGCGCTGGAGGGCGAGGGCTACTTCGAGGGCCTCGCGACGCACACCTTCCGCGGCGGCGGCCTCTACGTCTGCGGCGAGGAGAGCGCTTTGCTCGAGAGCCTCGAGGGGCGCCGCGCCGAGCCGCGGCTCAAGCCGCCCTACCCGGCCGAGTCGGGCCTGTTCGGCCGGCCCACGCTGGTCAATAACGTGGAGACGCTGGCGCACCTGGCCTGGATCGCCGCCCACGGCGCAGAGGCCTACCGCGAGCGGCGGCCCAAGCTGTTTTCGATCTCGGGCGACGTGGACCGGCCCGGGGTCTACGAGCTGGCGCTCGGTACCCCGCTGGCGGAGGCCCTGGAGGCGGCCGGCGGCCGCCCGGACGAGCTGCAGGCGGTGCTGATGGGCGGGGCCGCGGGCACCTTCCTCAGGCTGCCCGACGCCGCCGAGCTGCCGCTCGACTTCGAAGCCCCGAAGCTCTCGGGCGACGCGGTGGGGCCGGGGGCGCTCGTGGCCTTCGGCGCCGACCGCGACCTCTGGGCGGTGGCCGAGGGCATCGCCGCCTTCTTCGCCCACGAGTCGTGCGGCAAATGCTTTCCCTGCAGCCTGGGCACCCCCCACCTGCACGCGGCCGTGGCCCGGCGCGAGCGGGGTCCGCAGCTGGAAGAGCTCTTTTTGGCGCTCGAGCAGGGCAGCCTCTGCGGGCTGGGGCAGGCCGCCCCCTGGGCGGTCCGCAGCCTGATCCGGCGTTTCGGGGGGGTGAGGACGTGAGCAAGGTACCGCTCGTCATCGACGGCTACCTGGTCCAGGCCGAGCCCGGCGAGACGCTGCTCGACGCTGCGCGCCGCGCCGGGGTGGAGGTGCCCACGCTCTGCCACCACGAGCAGAGCGGCACCCGCGGCCTCTGCCGGCTGTGCGTCGTCGAGGTGGAGGGCTGGGGCCGGCCGGTGCCCGCCTGCGCCACCGAGGTGCAGCCGAACCTGGTGGTGCGCACCGAGACCGCGGCGCTCGCCGACCTGCGGCGGGTGGTGCTCGAGCTGCTGGCGCACGAGACCGACCTGAGCCTCGACACGGGCACCCAGGCCCTCCTGGAGCGCTACCACGCCCGCCCCGAGCGCTGGGGGGCGCCGCTGGCCGCGCGGCGCGAACGCGAACCCGTGCAGGACAACCCCTTCTTCGTGCGCGACTACGCCAAGTGCTACACCTGCCGGCGCTGCATCGACGCCTGCGGCGAGGGCGTCCAGGGCCTCTGGGCCTACGCCACGACCGGCCGCGGCCACGCCGCGGTGCCCGGCACCCCGCTGGACCTGCCGCTGCCCGAGACGCCCTGCGTCTTCTGCGGCAACTGCGTGCAGGTCTGCCCCACGGGGGCGCTGGTGCCGCTTGCCGAACTGGCCGCAGCCGAAGGAGGAGACGCATGAAACCGCTCGCGTGCTGGACACGGGAAGTGGGGTGTGGGAAGTGGGGTGTGGGAAGCCTGTGCCTACCTCCCACCTCCCACCTCCCACCTCCGAGCCGGAGGCACCCATGATCCCCCTCCGCGTCCAACCCGACCGGGTGGTGCCCACCGTCTGCCCCTACTGCGGGGTCGGCTGCCGGGTGGACCTCTACGTCAAGGACGCGCGCATCTACCGGGTGATGGCCCGCGAGGAACCCCCGAACCACGGGGCGCTCTGCGTCAAGGGGCGGTTCGGACTGGGTTTCCTGCACCACCCCGACCGCCTGAAGACCCCGCTCATCCGCCGCCGCAAGGGGGCCGAGCTCGAGCCCGTCTCCTGGGACGAGGCCCTCGACTTCGCCGCCGCCCGCCTCGCCCGCATCGCCGACGCGTCGGGCCCCGACGCCCTCTTCTTCGTCTCCAGTGCCAAGGCCAGCAACGAGGAAAACTACCTGATGCAAAAGCTGGCCCGCGCCGCGGTGGGCACCCACAACGTCGACCACTGCGCCCGGCTCTGCCACTCCAGCTCCACCGCCGCGCTCTCGCGCTCGCTGGGCTCGGCGGCGATGAGCAACACCCTCGAGGAGATCGGGCTCTCCGACGTGATCCTCGTCACCGGGTCCAACACCACCGAGACCCACCCGGTGGTGGGCGCGATGATCAAGAAGGCCGCGCGCAACGGTGCCTTCCTGATCGTCGCCGACCCGCGGCGCATCGGCCTCGCCGAAGCCGCGCATTTGTGGCTGCGGCTCCGCCCCGGCAGCGACGCGGTGCTCTTCGGCGCGATGGCCCGCTACCTGGTCGAGTCGGGCCGCTTCGACCGCGCCTTCGTGGAACGGCGCACCGAGGGGTTCGACGCCTGGTGGGAAAGCGTCAGGGACTACACCCTCGAGTTCGCCGAAGGGGTCACCGGCGTGCCCGCGGCGCGCATTCGCGAGGCCGCCGAGCGCTACGCCGGCGCCCGCGCCGCCGCGATCTACTGGGCCATGGGCATCACCCAGCACAGCCACGGCACCGACAACGCCCAGGCCCTCATCAACCTGGCCCTGATCGCCGGGCAGCTGGGCAAGCCCGGCGCCGGGCTCAACCCGCTGCGCGGCCAGAACAACGTCCAGGGCGCGGGCGACATGGGGGCCTTGCCCAACGTCTACCCGGGCTACCAACCCGCCGCCGACCGGCAGGTGCAAAAGCGCTGGAAGGCGCTGTGGCACACCCCCCAGCCCGAGACCCCGGGCCGCACCATGACCGAGGCCTTCGAGTCGATCGGCGCCAAGGACGGGGTGCGCGGGGTCTACCTGATGGGCGAGGACCCCATCACCTCCGAGCCCTACCAGGATCACGTGCGCGCCGCGCTCGAGAAGCTGGACCTGCTGATCGTGCAGGACATCCTGAAGAACGAGACCTTCCCCTACGCCGACGTGGTGTTGCCCGCGGCCTCCTTTGCCGAAAAGCAGGGCACTTTCACCAACACCGACCGGCGGGTGCAGCGCATCCGGCCCGTCTTCGAGCCGCCGGGCGAGGCGCGCCCGGACTGGTGGATCACCGCCCAGCTGGGGCGGCGGCTCGCCGCGCGGACGGGCCGGGGCTGGACCGA
Proteins encoded in this region:
- a CDS encoding DNA gyrase/topoisomerase IV subunit B; its protein translation is MGNYDASSIKVLKGLEGVRKRPAMYIAGTGTDGFHQLLTEILDNSVDEALAGYADTIKVTLHRDGSASVEDNGRGIPVDVMAGEGKPAVEVIYTELHAGGKFEEGAYKVSGGLHGVGASVVNALTDWMVVEVWRGGKHYRIEFARGEVKKPLEVVGKAPKGKTGTRVHFMPDATIFEEGLEFDYRRVRRRVREVSYLAGGLRIELSDERSGKQEVFHDKGGVASFARALAEGEDLLYDKPGRLSGQVDEVEVDVGFIHTKGYTTQLLSYANMIPTRDGGVHLSGFRGAYTRAMNQYAKKAGLQKNGQPKPSGDDLLEGLFAVISVKIPQPQFEGQTKGKLLNPEAERAVSSVVYEKLMDFLESNPRIAKTIYDKAQRAAQAREAARKARELVRRQNPLESDDLPGKLADCQTEEPDEAELFIVEGDSAGGSAKQGRDRRFQAILPLRGKILNVEKANLQKALKNNEVRAMIAAIGAGIQGTGDEAHFDIDSVRYHKIILMTDADVDGSHIRTLLLTFFYRFMRPIIDHGYLYIAQPPLYKLKVGRRSEYIFDDEALKAALKKVGDKKYEIQRFKGLGEMNPEQLWETTMNPETRVLKQVTVEDALYASEIFEDLMGADVQPRREFIEENARFAELDV
- a CDS encoding NADH-ubiquinone oxidoreductase-F iron-sulfur binding region domain-containing protein, producing MEGRPLLLPLLDEALKRRGWLEPADVEAAAREARVPLAQAWEAVRFYPRYRTQPPEKRLLLVDDPVVRARDFARLWAELEDAAPRAEARAGTVYSQGLEAVGPALVIEEGARWRVFAPVQVADLRALAVGKLPPNELETLPAELARNDGVLFEAPDPLPEFPGADALIAAVRDAGLRGLGGALFPTWRKLEAVRSAAGAKYVVVNGDESEPGNFKDRWLMEHNPRLVWAGAALAARAVGARTVYFYVRGEYPAALERVEAARTALEGEGYFEGLATHTFRGGGLYVCGEESALLESLEGRRAEPRLKPPYPAESGLFGRPTLVNNVETLAHLAWIAAHGAEAYRERRPKLFSISGDVDRPGVYELALGTPLAEALEAAGGRPDELQAVLMGGAAGTFLRLPDAAELPLDFEAPKLSGDAVGPGALVAFGADRDLWAVAEGIAAFFAHESCGKCFPCSLGTPHLHAAVARRERGPQLEELFLALEQGSLCGLGQAAPWAVRSLIRRFGGVRT
- a CDS encoding 2Fe-2S iron-sulfur cluster-binding protein, with amino-acid sequence MSKVPLVIDGYLVQAEPGETLLDAARRAGVEVPTLCHHEQSGTRGLCRLCVVEVEGWGRPVPACATEVQPNLVVRTETAALADLRRVVLELLAHETDLSLDTGTQALLERYHARPERWGAPLAARREREPVQDNPFFVRDYAKCYTCRRCIDACGEGVQGLWAYATTGRGHAAVPGTPLDLPLPETPCVFCGNCVQVCPTGALVPLAELAAAEGGDA
- the fdhF gene encoding formate dehydrogenase subunit alpha, with the translated sequence MIPLRVQPDRVVPTVCPYCGVGCRVDLYVKDARIYRVMAREEPPNHGALCVKGRFGLGFLHHPDRLKTPLIRRRKGAELEPVSWDEALDFAAARLARIADASGPDALFFVSSAKASNEENYLMQKLARAAVGTHNVDHCARLCHSSSTAALSRSLGSAAMSNTLEEIGLSDVILVTGSNTTETHPVVGAMIKKAARNGAFLIVADPRRIGLAEAAHLWLRLRPGSDAVLFGAMARYLVESGRFDRAFVERRTEGFDAWWESVRDYTLEFAEGVTGVPAARIREAAERYAGARAAAIYWAMGITQHSHGTDNAQALINLALIAGQLGKPGAGLNPLRGQNNVQGAGDMGALPNVYPGYQPAADRQVQKRWKALWHTPQPETPGRTMTEAFESIGAKDGVRGVYLMGEDPITSEPYQDHVRAALEKLDLLIVQDILKNETFPYADVVLPAASFAEKQGTFTNTDRRVQRIRPVFEPPGEARPDWWITAQLGRRLAARTGRGWTEGWNYAGPEAVWEEIRLALPRMFGGIDYARLEREPLRWPCPHERSPGVSVLFTDRFYTPSGKARLLPAVWRPPAERPGGDYPLVLSTGRVLYHWHGGTLSRRSDLERAYPKMKVEVHPADAERYGISDGEPVWVVSRRGRIQATAWVTDRTPEGVVFAPFHFAEQPANRLTLDAYDPTSKIPEYKFAAVRLEPAGHEAPKPAGPG